From Onychostoma macrolepis isolate SWU-2019 chromosome 05, ASM1243209v1, whole genome shotgun sequence, one genomic window encodes:
- the gc gene encoding vitamin D-binding protein: MRNTALIFIYALVVPALLADKGKNYAKENVCQELKATGIEKFKEMVTVLYSQKFPNGTFQEVSCVADEMSKLAVKCCKDDASPDCYDKGATEISEKSCGKDSPFPKHPGIEQCCTLQGQVRKLCLASLRYSADELPSLLEPTNEEICTEFTKDEKDYAVRYVYEFARRHRNIPAGFVLNSTQNHVRMAERCCRPAVKNLCFLQEKLQMRSSNIFLRFLSNVCNNQVNLKSFKFGLSAYYGNLLGLSFEEATVMSGRFQAGLEKCCLQPQPECIIEELTSFQKILCGESKLDAMSEDFRKCCSKPALDTLPCMDDLKRQPRQSPDVAKPVSSQLCEEAQPHGIDRYLFRIGVNHTSISLPVLTTVLDRIKNTVMACCSSADVAACLTEKESKLKKTTALLSKLDDTCSRYFRLDLPSFKTLMQKEVQGEGGEKQTQAWVDLATSCCSQLSPARLCQKLTEDAIKYDDDTV; encoded by the exons atgaggaacacagctctcattttcatttatgctTTAGTAGTCCCAGCTTTGCTGGCTGACAAAG GCAAGAACTATGCCAAGGAAAATGTTTGCCAAGAGCTCAAAGCTACTGGAATCGAGAAGTTCAAAGAAAT GGTCACtgtcctctacagtcaaaagtTCCCGAATGGCACATTCCAGGAGGTCAGCTGTGTGGCAGATGAAATGTCCAAGCTTGCAGTAAAATGCTGCAAAGATGATGCCAGTCCTGACTGCTATGACAAAGGA GCTACAGAGATCTCTGAGAAGTCATGCGGAAAGGACTCTCCATTCCCTAAACACCCAGGCATCGAGCAGTGCTGCACACTTCAGGGTCAAGTGAGGAAACTTTGTCTGGCCTCACTACGGTACTCTGCAGATGAGCTGCCTTCTCTACTGGAGCCCACAAATGAAGAGATCTGCACAGAGTTCACTAAAGACGAGAAGGACTATGCTGTCAG GTATGTGTACGAGTTTGCCCGGAGGCACAGAAACATCCCAGCAGGCTTTGTTCTTAATTCTACTCAGAACCATGTGAGAATGGCAGAGAGATGTTGCCGCCCTGCTGTCAAAAACTTATGTTTCCTTCAAGAG AAACTCCAAATGCGAAGCTCCAACATTTTTCTGAGGTTTCTCTCTAATGTTTGCAACAACCAAGTGAATTTGAAATCCTTCAAGTTTGG GTTGTCTGCATATTATGGAAATCTACTAGGACTGTCCTTTGAAGAGGCAACAGTCATGTCTGGTCGTTTTCAGGCTGGGCTTGAAAAATGCTGTTTACAGCCACAACCTGAATGTATAATTGAAGAG CTAACAAGCTTTCAGAAAATTCTGTGCGGTGAATCCAAACTGGATGCCATGTCTGAGGATTTCCGGAAGTGCTGCAGTAAACCTGCCCTGGATACTCTCCCCTGCATGGATGACTTGAAAAGGCAGCCTCGTCAGTCTCCAGATGTAGCCAAGCCCGTTTCATCCCAGCTCTGTGAGGAAGCTCAGCCTCATGGGATTGACAG aTACTTGTTTCGAATTGGAGTGAATCACACCTCCATTTCTCTTCCTGTGCTGACAACTGTTCTCGATCGAATCAAGAACACAGTAATGGCCTGCTGCTCATCTGCTGATGTCGCAGCGTGTTTAACAGAGAAG GAGAGTAAACTGAAAAAGACTACGGCACTTCTGTCCAAGTTGGATGACACCTGTTCACGGTACTTCAGACTGGACCTGCCTTCATTCAAGACTCT GATGCAGAAGGAGGTGCAGGGGGAGGGAGGTGAGAAGCAAACACAAGCTTGGGTGGACTTGGCAACATCCTGCTGTTCCCAGCTTTCCCCGGCACGACTATGTCAAAAGCTG acaGAGGATGCTATTAAATATGACGATGACACTGTTTAA